In Xenorhabdus poinarii G6, the following are encoded in one genomic region:
- the asnS gene encoding asparagine--tRNA ligase, whose amino-acid sequence MSVAPVVDVLQGRVPVDSEVTVRGWVRTRRDSKAGISFLAVYDGSCFNPLQAVVNNDLPNYQDEVLHLTTGCSVEITGIVVESQGKGQSFELQATKVVVVGAVEDPDTYPMAAKRHSIEYLREVAHLRPRTNLIGAVARVRHTLAQALHRFFHENGFFWMSSPLITASDTEGAGEMFRVSTLDLQNLPRTDKGDVDFSQDFFGREAFLTVSGQLNGEAYACALSKIYTFGPTFRAENSNTSRHLAEFWMVEPEVAFADLNDIAKLSEDMLKYVFKAALAERADDLAFFAERVDSDVITRLEKFVDSDFIQLDYTDAIEILENCGQKFENPVFWGVDLSSEHERYLAEKHFNAPVIMKNYPKDIKAFYMRMNEDGKTVAAMDVLAPGIGEIIGGSQREERLDVLDQRMEEMGLNKEDYWWYRDLRRYGTVPHAGFGLGFERLVAYVTGVSNVRDVIPFPRTPRNASF is encoded by the coding sequence ATGAGCGTAGCGCCTGTGGTCGATGTACTGCAAGGTCGTGTTCCGGTTGACAGCGAAGTCACCGTTCGCGGTTGGGTACGTACAAGGAGAGATTCTAAAGCTGGTATCTCATTCCTCGCCGTCTATGACGGTTCCTGCTTTAATCCATTACAGGCCGTCGTTAATAATGATTTACCTAATTATCAGGATGAAGTCTTACATTTAACCACGGGCTGTTCTGTCGAAATTACGGGTATCGTGGTGGAATCACAGGGAAAAGGCCAGTCTTTTGAGCTACAAGCCACTAAAGTCGTTGTAGTTGGCGCGGTTGAAGATCCAGATACCTACCCGATGGCGGCTAAACGTCACAGTATTGAATACCTGCGTGAAGTGGCCCACCTTCGCCCACGTACCAACTTAATCGGTGCCGTTGCCCGTGTTCGCCATACATTGGCTCAGGCTCTGCACCGTTTCTTCCATGAAAACGGCTTCTTCTGGATGTCATCCCCCCTGATCACCGCATCAGATACAGAAGGTGCCGGTGAAATGTTCCGCGTTTCCACGTTGGATCTGCAAAACTTACCACGTACAGATAAGGGCGACGTGGATTTCAGCCAGGATTTCTTCGGCCGTGAAGCTTTCCTGACCGTATCTGGTCAGTTGAACGGGGAAGCCTATGCGTGTGCCTTGAGCAAAATTTACACCTTCGGACCAACCTTCCGTGCAGAGAATTCCAATACCAGCCGACACTTGGCCGAGTTCTGGATGGTTGAACCAGAAGTGGCTTTTGCCGATCTAAATGATATCGCCAAACTTTCCGAAGACATGCTGAAATATGTTTTCAAAGCAGCCTTAGCAGAGCGCGCCGACGATCTGGCTTTCTTTGCAGAACGTGTTGATAGTGACGTTATCACCCGTTTGGAAAAATTTGTCGATTCTGACTTCATCCAATTGGATTACACCGATGCAATAGAAATTCTGGAAAATTGCGGTCAGAAATTTGAGAATCCGGTTTTCTGGGGCGTAGATTTATCATCAGAACATGAGCGCTATTTGGCAGAAAAACATTTCAATGCGCCAGTGATCATGAAGAACTATCCAAAAGATATCAAAGCATTCTACATGCGCATGAACGAAGATGGTAAAACGGTTGCCGCGATGGATGTTCTGGCACCAGGCATCGGCGAAATCATCGGTGGTTCTCAGCGTGAAGAGCGTCTGGATGTGTTGGATCAGCGTATGGAAGAGATGGGACTGAATAAAGAAGATTACTGGTGGTATCGTGATCTGCGCCGTTACGGCACCGTTCCCCATGCCGGCTTTGGTTTGGGCTTCGAACGTCTGGTGGCTTATGTCACTGGCGTATCCAATGTCCGTGACGTTATCCCATTCCCTCGGACACCAAGAAACGCAAGTTTCTAA